GACCGCAGAGAAACTGGCGCTTCGGGCTCGCCGTGGCGACCGCGGCGCTGCTCTACCTGGGGCTTCTGAGCCCGCTGCTGCTATGAGAGGGACCGGGCACGGAGCCCGGTCCCCGCGCGTCCCTAGCCCTGCAGGTTCTCGAAGATCCCGGCGGCCCCCATCCCGCCGCCGATGCACATCGTGACCATTCCGTAGCGCGAGCCGCGGCGCCTCATCTCGTGGATGAGCTGGATGGTGAGCTTGGTGCCCGTCGCACCCATCGGGTGGCCGAGCGCGATCGCGCCGCCGTTCACGTTCGTCCTCTCCAGGTCCAGGCCGACCTCCCGGATCACGGCCAGTGCCTGCGCCGCGAACGCCTCGTTGAACTCGATGAGGTCTATGTCGTCGAGCTCGAGCCCGGCCTGCTCCAGCACCCGGGGGATCGCCACCGCCGGGCCGATGCCCATGACCTCCGGCGGCACCCCCCCGAGCGCGAACCCGACGAAGCGGGCGAGCGGCTCGAGGCCGCGCCGCTCGGCCTCCTCCCGCTCCATCACCACCACCGCGGCGGCGCCGTCACTGCGCTGGGAGGCGTTGCCCGCGGTTACCGTCCCACCCTGCTGGAAGGCCGGCTTGAGCCTGGCCAGCGCCTCCATCGAGGTGTCCCGGGGCCCCTCGTCGCGCCGGAAGACGGTCTTGAAGCGCTGCGGGTTGCCCTCCTCGTCCAGGTAATCGTACTCCACGTCGAGCGGGACGATCTCCTCGTCGAACAGCCCGCTCTCGACCGCCTTCTTCGCGAGCGTGTGGCTGCGCAGGGCGAACTCGTCCTGGTCCTCCCGCGAGACCTTGTACCGACGGGCCACCTCCTCGGCGGTGAAGCCCATCCCCATGTAGACGGCGGGGTTGGTCTCCACCAGCGCCGGGTTGGGCGCGAAGGTGGGGAACTCCAGCGTGGAGGACATGTGCTCCACCCCGCCGGCAAGCACCGTGGTGGCGTGCCCGACCATGATCCGCTCGGCGGCGATGGCGATGGTCTGCAGCCCGGAGGAGCAGAACCGGTTGACCGTCTGCGCCGGGACGCTCTCCGGCAACCCGGCGCGCAGGGAGGCGAGCCGGGCGATGTTGTAGCCCTGGGTTCCCTCGGGCATGGCGCAACC
The Rubrobacter xylanophilus genome window above contains:
- a CDS encoding acetyl-CoA C-acyltransferase, with product MKEAVIVSGARTAVGRAPRGTLRGMHPVDLAAAAVGEAVRRAEGLEKEEIEDVILGCAMPEGTQGYNIARLASLRAGLPESVPAQTVNRFCSSGLQTIAIAAERIMVGHATTVLAGGVEHMSSTLEFPTFAPNPALVETNPAVYMGMGFTAEEVARRYKVSREDQDEFALRSHTLAKKAVESGLFDEEIVPLDVEYDYLDEEGNPQRFKTVFRRDEGPRDTSMEALARLKPAFQQGGTVTAGNASQRSDGAAAVVVMEREEAERRGLEPLARFVGFALGGVPPEVMGIGPAVAIPRVLEQAGLELDDIDLIEFNEAFAAQALAVIREVGLDLERTNVNGGAIALGHPMGATGTKLTIQLIHEMRRRGSRYGMVTMCIGGGMGAAGIFENLQG